A window of Clostridium botulinum BKT015925 contains these coding sequences:
- a CDS encoding heavy metal translocating P-type ATPase encodes MILRKKTPLLRCDVLHSIPGRIRIGCRALLYLGDYKLKIYERIKRVKYIKDIKINILTKNILIYYDISEIEQQEVIEIVEGCLSEYSLFAYKAEREDIAKELQYERGHKEEAVSSIVKRLAITSGTLMYSLIRKNKSTLNPTNSMYKKFTSVPAITSLYLTLPLFKSGIGCLFKNLRPNADTLTVTSIVTSLLLGKDSSALTITLLSDIAELLTSYTMEKTRDSIKNMLELNEEYVWKQLNDQKVEKVKIEKVQKGDLVVIHTGEKICIDGKIVSGEAVVEEAAVTGEFMPAIKREGSHVFAGTVVKNGTITVATEKVGDDTVVSRIIHLVEDAACKKAPIQDYADKFSSYLVPFNFLFAGVTYWVTKSPTRALNMLVIDYSCGIKLSTATAFSAAINTSVKNGVLIKGGNYIEALASSDTLILDKTGTLTEGKPQIVSVVPVNDEITKQYLIEMAGAAEETSKHPMAIAVLSKLRKEGFTVPPHGEVITHISRGIETQVEDNIVRVGSKIFMKENNIDTDKICSKEEVLLSKGESIIYIAVNENLIGILGIQDKMRFNMKKSLNNLRYQGVNDIMLLTGDLKEQAEIVANKVGVDGYEAELLPEDKAKTVLKLQSRGSKVVMVGDGINDAPALAYADVGIALGGGTTDAAMEASDITIQSDEPMLIPSVKNLSKNTMKIVKQNFGLVVSINSLGLLLSAAGVLPVFWGAVLHNSSTIFVVSNSLRLLFYDMERGK; translated from the coding sequence TACCAGGGAGAATACGTATAGGATGTCGTGCTTTATTATATTTAGGGGATTATAAACTTAAAATATATGAGAGAATTAAGAGAGTAAAATACATAAAGGATATAAAAATTAATATATTAACTAAAAATATATTGATTTATTATGATATATCTGAAATTGAGCAACAAGAAGTTATAGAGATTGTAGAAGGATGTCTTTCTGAATATTCATTATTTGCATATAAAGCAGAAAGGGAAGACATAGCAAAGGAACTTCAATATGAAAGAGGTCATAAAGAAGAAGCTGTATCAAGTATAGTAAAAAGACTTGCTATTACATCCGGAACTTTAATGTATTCGTTAATTAGAAAAAATAAGAGTACATTAAATCCAACTAATAGTATGTATAAGAAATTTACTAGTGTACCAGCAATTACGAGCTTATATTTAACATTACCTTTATTTAAAAGTGGAATTGGATGTTTGTTCAAAAATTTAAGACCTAATGCAGATACATTAACAGTAACATCAATTGTTACAAGTCTGCTTTTAGGTAAAGATTCATCAGCTCTTACTATAACACTTTTATCTGATATAGCGGAACTTTTGACATCTTATACCATGGAGAAGACAAGAGATTCTATAAAAAATATGCTTGAACTAAATGAAGAATATGTTTGGAAACAGTTGAATGATCAAAAAGTTGAAAAAGTTAAGATTGAAAAAGTTCAAAAAGGTGATTTAGTTGTTATTCATACCGGAGAGAAAATTTGTATAGATGGAAAGATTGTATCAGGAGAAGCAGTTGTAGAAGAAGCTGCCGTTACCGGTGAATTTATGCCCGCGATAAAAAGAGAAGGAAGTCATGTTTTTGCTGGAACAGTAGTTAAAAATGGAACAATAACTGTAGCTACTGAGAAGGTAGGAGATGATACCGTTGTATCAAGAATAATTCATTTGGTAGAAGATGCAGCTTGCAAGAAGGCTCCAATACAAGATTATGCAGATAAATTTTCAAGTTATCTTGTACCATTTAATTTCTTGTTTGCAGGGGTAACTTATTGGGTAACTAAGAGTCCAACTAGAGCTTTAAATATGTTAGTTATTGATTATTCATGTGGAATTAAATTATCAACGGCAACAGCTTTTTCTGCTGCAATTAATACATCAGTAAAAAACGGTGTACTTATTAAAGGTGGAAATTATATAGAAGCTTTAGCAAGTTCAGATACTCTTATATTAGATAAAACAGGAACTTTAACTGAAGGAAAGCCTCAAATAGTAAGTGTAGTTCCAGTAAATGATGAAATTACCAAGCAGTATTTGATAGAAATGGCAGGAGCAGCAGAAGAAACATCAAAGCACCCTATGGCAATAGCTGTATTATCTAAGCTTAGAAAAGAAGGATTTACGGTTCCGCCTCATGGAGAAGTTATAACACATATTTCAAGAGGAATAGAAACACAAGTAGAAGATAATATAGTTAGAGTTGGTAGTAAAATATTTATGAAAGAAAATAACATAGATACAGATAAAATTTGTAGTAAGGAAGAGGTTCTTTTATCTAAAGGTGAAAGCATAATTTATATAGCTGTAAATGAAAATTTAATTGGTATCTTGGGAATACAAGATAAAATGAGATTTAATATGAAAAAGTCATTAAATAATTTAAGATATCAAGGCGTTAATGATATTATGCTTCTTACTGGAGATCTAAAGGAGCAAGCAGAAATTGTAGCAAACAAAGTTGGAGTAGATGGATATGAAGCAGAATTATTGCCAGAGGATAAAGCAAAAACTGTACTAAAACTTCAATCTAGGGGATCAAAAGTAGTTATGGTTGGAGATGGCATAAATGATGCTCCTGCATTAGCATATGCAGATGTTGGAATAGCTTTAGGTGGAGGAACAACTGATGCAGCAATGGAAGCGTCAGATATAACTATTCAATCAGATGAACCTATGTTGATTCCAAGTGTAAAAAATCTATCTAAAAATACTATGAAAATAGTAAAACAAAATTTTGGACTAGTTGTAAGTATAAATAGTTTAGGATTATTATTAAGTGCAGCAGGAGTACTTCCAGTTTTCTGGGGAGCAGTATTACATAATTCTAGTACTATATTTGTAGTTTCTAATTCTTTAAGATTGCTTTTTTATGATATGGAAAGGGGAAAATAA